A segment of the Frankineae bacterium MT45 genome:
CACGAGCATCCGCCCACCGCGATGCTCGACGACCCGGCGCTGCTCAGGGTCGAGTTCGGGCACGATCGGTGGCCGGGATGACCGGCGGACCAGACGATACGGACGCTGTTCGTCAGGCGCGGTCATGGCATCCATTCCAGCACGGGGTACCGACAATTTTCGTGGCTGACCTCAGCTCGCCGGGATCCCGTCCCAGCGGCATTCGCGCAGCAGCACCCGGTCAGCGCGGAACGGAACGCCTTCCAGTAGCAGCAGCGCCCGCTGGCGGAGGAAGAGATGCGGCGCACAGCGACCATCGGCCCGCAGCACGCGGTGCCAGGGCAGCGGCTGCCCATCCACCTCGTCACCGGATTCGGCCAGCACCCGGCCGACCTGTCGCGGAGCATTCGAACCGACATACTCCGCGACGTCGCCGTAGGTCATCACCCGTCCACGAGGAATGCTCCGGACGCAGGCCAGAATCAGCTCCTCGATATTCGGCTCAGACTCCACCGCGCTAGTCAGAGAATCAGACACTCAGCCGGTCAGTAGGACGGCAGGCTGGGGTCGACCTGGTTGACCCAACCGGTGACGCCACCCTGCACGTGCACGGCGTCCTTGAACCCGGCCGCCTTGACCGCAGCCAGCGTCTCCGCGGAACGCACCCCCGTCTTGCAGTACATGACGATCTGCTTGTCCTGGGGCAGCGAGGCCAGCGCGTCACCGCGCAGAATCTGATCCTTCGGGATGAGCGTGGCGCCGGGGATGCTGACGATCTCCCACTCCGCGGGCTCCCGGACGTCGACCAAATATACCGGCTTCTCCGAGTCGAGCAGCTCCTTGAGCTCCTTCGGTGTGATCGTCGAGCCGACCGCGGCCGCCTGGGCCTCCTCGGAGACGACACCGCAGAACGACTCGTAGTCGATGAGCTCGGTGATCGGCGGGGTGTTCGGATCCTTGCGGATCTTGATCTCGTTCCACTCCATGGCCAGTGCGTCGAAGACGAGGAGGCGGCCGAGGAGTGACTCACCGATGCCGGTGATCAGCTTGATGGCCTCGTTGACCATCGCGGATCCGATGCAGGCGCAGAGCACGCCGAGGACGCCGCCCTCCGCGCAGGAGGGAACCATTCCCGGCGGCGGCGGGACCGGGTAGAGGTCGCGGTAGTTCGGGCCGTAGTCGTCCCAGAAGACGCTGACCTG
Coding sequences within it:
- a CDS encoding O(6)-alkylguanine repair protein YbaZ (manually curated), which produces MESEPNIEELILACVRSIPRGRVMTYGDVAEYVGSNAPRQVGRVLAESGDEVDGQPLPWHRVLRADGRCAPHLFLRQRALLLLEGVPFRADRVLLRECRWDGIPAS
- a CDS encoding adenylyltransferase and sulfurtransferase, translated to MPAPVSLPITLPPLVEPAAELTIDEVRRYSRHLIIPEVAMAGQKRLKNAKVLCVGAGGLGSPALLYLAAAGVGTLGIVEDDVVDESNLQRQIIHGQSDIGRPKAESARDSVKEINPHVNVIVHNERLTNDNVLEIFAQYDLIVDGTDNFATRYMVNDAAVLLHKPYVWGSIYRFDGQVSVFWDDYGPNYRDLYPVPPPPGMVPSCAEGGVLGVLCACIGSAMVNEAIKLITGIGESLLGRLLVFDALAMEWNEIKIRKDPNTPPITELIDYESFCGVVSEEAQAAAVGSTITPKELKELLDSEKPVYLVDVREPAEWEIVSIPGATLIPKDQILRGDALASLPQDKQIVMYCKTGVRSAETLAAVKAAGFKDAVHVQGGVTGWVNQVDPSLPSY